The window CGAGAATTCACCAAGCCAAGGGCGGAACCATGGTTCTTCCGAAACGTCGGCTAATATATAATATGTTAAGGGCCGACGCGGCGAAACGATCGCGCGACCTTGCCACGGGAGAGTATATCGATGGCCATCGAATTGGAAAACGAAGCTGCACAATCTACCAGCGCGCTGGGGCCGCTGGTTGGCCTGACGCGCGAGGATATTTTTGGCGCGGTAGCGGTACTGCTGCGTGAAACAGCTTCTAACCCAGCCCGGTTGATGCGTCATAGCCAGGCGATGGGCAGCGATATGCTGAAAATCATGACCGGCCAAAGCGATCTTGCCCCCGATGCCAAGGACAAACGTTTTCGCGATCCCGCTTGGCAGTACAATCCGTTCATGCGGGCTGGCGCCCAATATTACCTCGCTGTGCAGAAAGGTATGGCGAACTGGATCGACGAACTGGAGCTGGACGCGCTGGAGAAGGACCGCGCGCGGTTCATATCGACCATCATTATTGATGCGCTCGCACCCACCAATACGCTGGCGGGCAATCCCGCAGCCCAGAAACGCGTGATCGACAGCGGCGGCATGTCGATCATCAAGGGACTGAAAAACGCCTATACCGACCTCACCAAGAACAAGGGCATGGTCAGCCAGGTCGACAAGACTCCGTTCGAACTTGGGAAGAATATCGCAATCTCGAAAGGTTCGGTAGTGCTGCGGACCGAGATGATGGAGCTGGTGCAATATGCGCCGACCACGGACGAAGTGTACGAAATCCCTCAGCTCACCATCCCACCGCAGATCAATAAGATGTATATCAACGACTTGAGCCCCGATAAGTCGGTGGTGAAATGGCAAGTCGATAATGGCATCCAGACGTTCGTTATCTCGTGGCGCAATCCAACCAAGGAACAGGGCCATTGGGACATGGCCGATTACGTCCGGTCCTGCCGCGAGGCGATGGAAGCGGTTGCCGATATCACGGGTGCGAAGAAAGTGAATGTCTCGGCCGGGTGCTCGGGTGGGCAAACGGCAACCATGCTGGCCAGCAAGATGGCGGCCGACAAGGACGATCTGCTCGGAACGCTGACGCTGATGGTGTGCGTTCTGCACCCGAAACAAGACGATATAGAAGCCGGCTCGCTGATCAGCGAAAATGGCTTGCAACTGGCTCGACAACGGGCTGCGAAGCAGGGGATCATCAGCGGGGATAGCCTGTCCCGCAGCTTTGCCTGGATGCGGCCGAACGACCTCATCTGGAACTACGTCATCAACAATTACCTGATGGGCGACGATCCGCCCGCTTTCGACGTGTTGTTTTGGAACGCAGACGCAACCAACCTGTCCGCCAGCCTGATGGGTGATTTCCTGACCGTTTTCGAAACGCTCGCCTTTACCAAAAAGGGCGAGGTCGAAATGGCGGATCACAAGATCGACCTCAGCAAGATTACTGCCGACCTTTTCATTCTGGGCGGCGTGACAGATCACATCACTCCGTGGAAGGCAACCTACCGTTCTACCCAGCTGTTCGGCAGCAAGGACGTGACCTACGTGCTAAGCCAGTCCGGTCACATGCAAGCGATCCTGAACCCTCCCGGCAATCCGAAGGCGAAATATTTCGTACAGGAAAAGAAGGGCAGACTACCTACGACAGCGGATAAATGGCTCGAGGGAGCAACGGAAGTTGCTGGTAGCTGGTGGCCGTTCTGGATGGAATGGCTGCAAGAACGTGCCGGCAAAAAGACGAAAGCACCGGCCAAGCTGGGGAATGCAAAACACAAGCCGCTGGACCCCGCCCCCGGTCTGTATGTACTGGAACAGTGCTGACGATAGGTACGCGGCATTCGCCCACGCCGATCTTTCGCCATAAACGGGTCTTTTGCGCAGACCGCTTCTAAGGATCGATATGCTAGCCGCTAAAAAGTCCCGCCCCTTGCCCAAAGGTGAGGAAATGACTGCCGTCGTTTCGTTAGAAGAGGTTTCCGGCCGGACATTACGGGTCGCTCGCTGGCGTATGGATGAACCATCCGACCATCCGCCGGTGTTGTTCTTCAACGGGATCGGCGCGAATATCGAAGCGGTGGCTCCGCTGGCCGAAGCGATGACCGATCGCGCCTTCATCATGTTCGACATGCCGGGCACGGGCGAAAGCCCTGATCCGACGATCCCCTACAACCCTTTCACGATGAGTTGGACCGCGGCCAAGCTGCTGGACCGGTTCGGGCTGGACGAGGTCGATGTTATGGGCGTGAGCTGGGGCGGAGCGATGGCGCAGCATTTCGCGCTGCAGCATCCGAAGAAAACCCGTAAACTGGTTTTGTGCGCCACCACGGCGGGCATGCTCATGGTGCCCGGCAATCCGGCAGCTTTTACTAAAATGGCCAATCCGCGCCGCTATATCGACGCCAATTACATGAACGAACATTTCGCCACACTATATGGCGGGATGACCAAAGATGTGGCCGACAAGAAGAGCCATATCGGCCGGTTGAAGCCTCCCTCACCGCGCGGTTACATCTACCAGCTTCTGGCGATGATCGGCTGGACCAGCCTACCCGCGCTTCCTTTTATGTCGAAAGACACGCTTATCATGATGGGCGCGGACGACCAGATCGTGCCGCTGATCAACGGCAAGATCCTGAACCGTATGATCCCAAACTCGGTGCTGGAAGTCTTCGAGGGCGGCGGCCATCTGTTCCTGCTCACGCATGCGGAGGAAAGCATCGCCATGCTGAGGGAATTTTTGGTGCCCCTCGTTAATGAAGAGCCGGCGGCAGCTTAAGAATTCGGCAGTTGTGCGAGAACACTATAGCTCGATGATGATACCCTTGGCCGGGTCTACGGTCCCTGCCACCATCGCTTGATACGCCTCGCGAGCCTCGGCAATACCGCGATGCCGTTCTATTTCGACCGTGCCAGCTGCGTCTTGCAGGAACGCATGCCAGCTCTGCGCGATGTCCTGCCCGAACGCGGCTGACCCTGATTGCTTGATGGCTGCGACCGCATGGTCCGGCGCGAAGAACAAGACGGGTTTCGGACCCGGCAGATCAGTCGCTCCGCCCAGCCCGCTACCGCGCTCGTCGATATGGGTCGCGCCCACCAGGCAGGAATATTTCAGCGCATCGCCCAAAGTTGTATGAATATCGGCCAACAATTTCGCGTTACCTGCAAAATCCACGACCACGCTGGGCCGCTGCTGCAGTTCCGCTATTGCCTCGTAGGGCAGCACCTCGTCGTAAAGGCCAGTACCACGCACAAAATCCACATTCCCAGTCGAAGTCAGGCCAATGCGCTTTGTTTCAGGCGAGCGATGTTTCGCCACACTGGCACAGCCCAATGCCGTTTTTGACGAAGCGCTGGTCATCAATACCGCGTCTGCCCCAAACCAGCCTTCGCGCCGCATGAAGCTTTCGATGAGGAAGCCGGTCTTGAACAACGGACCGAATAGCATCCGCTCCGCTTCACGCGAAGGATCATGTTCCGGATCGGCCGCGAGACGCGAATACTGATTGTAGATCGGGCTCATTGGTTGACGATGTTCGGCTATGTCGACGAAGCCACTTTCGCTCACCTTGCCGGGCAGGACATCCAGATGCGTACCCATCGGCAGGTAACCGTAAACGCGCTCACCGGTCGCGAATTGCGGGTGATTGGTTTCGATAACCTGGGCATGGCCCCAAACTGGTACAATGCCTTTGTCTGCAGATGCCGGAAAGAAATTCCAGTACCCGAACCCATCACCCACGACCGCATAAGTGATATTGTTCGCGGTGATGGAGAAGCTTTCGATCGCCAGCCGTATCGCATCCGCCGCCAACGCGTTCTGCGAAACTTCGTCGGTTTCGGCCTGTGTCAAATCAGCTTTATCGACATAAACGGCTTCTGATGCGGTTTGCGGCATGGAAGGCTCCTGTGGTGATCCAGCAAGCTAGCCCACGTCACCTGCGTTGGCGAGCGCCGACCCGCATGACGGCGGCACTATCGGCGAAAAATCGTCAGACCCGCATCGGCATTAGGACGTAGAGCGCCGGGCTGTTGTCATCCTTACGAATCAGTGTCGGGGCGCCTGCATCGGCCAGATGCAGTTCCACCGTATCGCTGTCGATCTGGGCGAGAATGTCCTTCAGGTAATTGGCGTTGAAGCCAATTTCCAAAGCCTCGGCCCCGTAATCGGCAGCGATTTCCTCGGCAGCGGTGCCATTATCCGGGCTGGTGACGGACAGAGTGACCTTGTCCTTGTCCACGCCCATCTTGACCGCTCGCGTTTTCTCGGTCGCGATTGTGGCGACACGATCGACGCCTTCGAAAAAGCTGCGCGGATCGAGCTTCAATAGCTTGTCGTTTCCGGTCGGGATCACGCGGCTGTAATCCGGGAAGGTGCCGTCGATCAGTTTGGAAGTGAGGATAACCCCGCCCTCCCCGCCCAAAGTGAAACGTATTTTGCTGGCGCTGAGATCGATCTGCACATTGCCTTCCATTGATTCGTCCAGCAGCTTCCGCAGTTCCGCCACCGCTTTGCGCGGGACGATTACATCGGGCATTCCCTCCGCGCCGTCGGGCCGGTCGAGCGTGAAGCGGGCAAGACGGTGGCCATCGGTCGCAGCCGCCTTCAGGACGGGCTTGTCTTCCTCCGACACGTGCAGGAAAATGCCGTTCAGGTAGTACCGCGTTTCTTCTGTTGAAATGGCGAACCGGGTGCGGTCGATCATCTCCGCCAGCAGCTTGGCCGGTAGTTCGAAACTGGTCGGCAGATCGCCTTCCGCGATCATCGGAAAATCGTCACGCGGCAGGGTCGGTAGCTGGAACCGGCTGCGTCCCGCCTTGACCGTCATACGGTTGTCGGCGGTTTCCAGGCTGACCTGGCTGCCGTCCGGGAGCTTGCGGGCGATATCGAATAACAGATGTGCCGACACCGTAATCGCGCCAGGCGTGTCGACCGATGCTGCCGCCATGTTCTCGACCACCTGCAAGTCCAGGTCGGTCGCCATCACCTTCAGCGAACCGGCCGCGTCCGCATCGATCAGAACATTCGACAGGATGGGAATGGTGTTGCGACGTTCAACCACGGATTGCACGTGGGACAAGCACCGCAGCAATGTGGCGCGTTCGATGGTAGCCTTCATCAGATCCCCCTTGGCATGACCGGGGACGGCGCAAAATCGCCGCGCGCGCCCGGTGACGCTGCGAAAAACGGTTGGCTCATCCTTAGCGGGGTGCGCCTATGCGGCAAGCGGATGCTGCACTGCGCCCGCGAGATTTGCGGGTAAGTTGGGGATAATTTCCGATGTTCACGTGCTGTTCCGCGCACAATCGAAAGTCCTCACCCGAGCATCGCCATCCCGCCATTCACATGCAGCGTCTGACCGGTGACGTAACCTACTTCCTTGCTCGCAAGATAAGCCACTGCTGCACCGATATCGTCGCCTTCGCCCATACGGCCCATCGGGATGCGGGTATTGATCGAGCTTTTCTGATCTTCGGTCAGTTCTTCGGTCATGGCGGTCCGGATAAAACCTGGCGCGACGCAATTGACGGTAATTCCGCGCGTCGCCAGTTCCTGCGCCAGCGATTTGGACATACCGGTAAGTCCTGCCTTTGCCGCGACGTAATTCATCTGCCCGGGATTGCCGGTCGTACCCACCACGCTAGTAATGGAGACGATTCGGCCAAATCTGGCCTTCATCATCGGGCGCGCGGCGGAACGCATTAGCCGGAACGCGGCGGTAAGGTTTACCTGCAGCACCTGCTCCCACTCTTCATCCTTCATGCGCATGGCCAGATTGTCACGCGTGATACCGGCATTGTTCACCAGAATGTCGATACTTCCCAGCGTGTCGACCGTAGCTGGTACAAGCTCGTCCACCTGATGCGAATCCGACAGGTTACAGGTAATCTCGACATGATCGCCGCCAACTTCCGCCTGCAATTGTTCGCGGAATATGCGCAGCTTCTCGCCATTGGATCCCGACAGCGCCAATCGCGCGCCTTGCCGTGCAAGGGCGTAGGCGATGGAGGACCCGATGCCCCCGCTGGCGCCTGTAACAAGTGCGGTCATTCCTTTGAGCGAAAACATCGGCAGCGCATCCTTCTGGTGGAGCAAGAAACTATCCACCGCCTAGGCCCTGGCGCTGGGCCGGGTCAATTGTCCGAAAGATTCGCACCCCGACCACGTGCATGTTCCGGTGCAAAGTCCACCCGGCGGCGCTCGGTAATCTGACCATTGGTCAGACGACCCTCTACAAGCTCGTATCCGAGCAAAGCAAAAATGCGATTGCCAAGGAATATCGGACGGGCATTGCCATACCAATCCACGCACGAAGCCTTGCAGCCGTCGTCCTGTGCGCGGCGACGGTAAGCTTCCAATTGACCAACCGGTGACAATTTGCGCTTGTCGCGTGACAGGAACATGATGGCCGAACCGGAGCCAAGGAATGGCGTCGGGCCGTAACCTGCCGGTGGGGGCGGAGGCGCGGGTGCTATTGGCATACTGCTGTTTGGCCCGGGCATCGAAACCGGCGGCGGAGGCGTAGTATCCGATGGGCGGGGAACACGGCGCTGCAACATTACCGGCAGACCCAACAGTCCGCTGTCGCCGGTTCTATCATTGGTATTCGGGCGGTAGAAAAACGCCTGACTGCGGTTCTCGCCTTCCGCTGCGCCGGGCAACATGAATGTATCTTCGAGCCGCGCCTTGCCGGTCGCGGCGTCGAGGGCGATTGCGGAGAAGCCGAGCGCACCTGCAGTGTCCATCCCGATCGCCACGCCGTCACGGCCCATCAGGTTCAGGCGGCTAACACCATGCGGCATTGCGATCCGCTGCACATCCTGTCCACCTAGTGGAACCGCAAAGAGCGTCTGCTCTACGCCGGGGTCACGCGGGTTCTCGCCGCTGTACAGAAGGTGCCGCCCTACGAAGCGGTTCTGGAACGAAGAGTCAGCAGGCCGGGGCAGGCTGCGATACAGGCTATCAGCCGCGCTTTCGCTACCGTCGCCGAAGCTCTCCAAGGGCAATCGCAACAGCGCCACATCGCCGCCACTCACTTCCGGGCCCCACATTGCATCGCCTCGTGAATTCCCCCGCACGACCACGTTCAACACGCGATCGGAGCCATCTTCGCGGAACGAGAACTGGTCTACCGGCGCGCCACGTACCTGCAGCGCTTGAGGCGCCGAACCATCGAGCGGCATCCGGTAGAGCCAAGCTGGCTGCGCATCCTCTCCCGACCGGTAATGATCGTCCGTTCCGGTCCAGACATAGACTGCGTCCTGCGAAACGTAGAAGCTGCGCCCCCATCCACCGTACACACCGTTGGTGCTGCAATCGAACTCCCGCGCACCAGGATCGCATTCGGTGACCGTGTGTAGCGTACTGACGGAGGAACGCCTGTCCGTACGGATAGGCGCCGGGACATAAAGATCGCTTGGCCCGGCAATAGGCGCGAAGTCCGGCTCTGCGCCGCTGTCAACGTCCTCCAGTACCGCAAGCCCTGGCACGGCGTCGCGCCAATCCCGCCCCCACCAGATCGGCAGTGGCGCATACAAAACCAGCCGATCACCGATCAGTCGAGAGGCGTAATTCCGCGACGAATAATAATCGGCAGAGCGCAAATAGTGCGTATCGCGATAGGAAAGCCCGCCATTCGAGGCAATGTCGAAACGGCTGATTTCCGTGCCTGAATTGCCGTAGGAATAACCGATTACCACGACCATATCGCCCGCAATTAGCATTTCGTCATACCAAGTGTCACCGGGACGCGGGTCACCGGGTGGGAAGGCGTCGATATAATCAACCGGGGTCAGGGCATTCCCGCCGACTTTTACGGTAAACAACCGTCCGCGCCGCAACACGACCAGATGATCGCCATGCGTTTTGACGATGCCACCTTCGTCGACACCTGCCTCTTGCACATTGGTGATTTGTTCAGCACCCGCCTGCCGCGGCGTAACCTGTTGAGAGACCGGAGGTGGTGGCGGCAAAGCCATAGGTGCCGACGCGGACTCCTCGACATCTACTGAAGCGACCCACCCCGACCCGTTCTTATGTCGATCAAGGAACGCGACAAGGGCTTCCTCGCTCTCGAACGCGGCCATGGCCTTGTCGGCCGATCCCGGCGGCGGCAAGTCGACTTTGGAGCAGGACCCAACAATCATCAGCCCGCCGATGGCGGCAGATATAAGTACGGTAGAACGAATCATTGGACGCATGAGCACTCTCCCCATGCTCGATGATACAATATTACATAGATTTAGCCAAAGCCTCGATGTCGTCCATGGAAACGACGCTCGTTACCTTGGCTTCGGGAGCAATACGCCCAATCATCGGACCAAGCACTTTGCCGCCCAGTTCGACGAAGTGTTCGATACCAGCCGCCTGCATTGCCAGGACGCTTTCCCGCCACCTGACACGGCCCGTAACCTGATCGACCAGTAACCTCTGCACTTCCGCGGGTTCGGAAGCGCGGGCCGCGGTCACGTTCGCGTAAACTTGCAACCGCAAAGGACGCGGACAGGTTTCATCCAGGGCTTGCTGCATCCGGTCAGCCGCAGGCTGCATCAGCGAACAGTGGAAAGGAGCCGAAACAGGCAATTTGATACCGCGCTTGATATCAAAATCACGAACCATGGAGATGGCGCGCTCGATGGCTCCGGTGTGGCCGGAAATGACGACCTGCGTCGGATCGTTATCATTGGCGACAGCGCAGACTTCACCATCTGCCGCCGCATCGGCCAAAGCCTGCGCCTTCTCGATATCCGCACCCAGCAGCGCCGCCATCGTGCCCTCGCCCACAGGAACGGCAGCCTGCATTGCCTGCCCGCGGATTTTCAGCAGCCTTGCGGTGTCTGAAAGATTGAAGCCGCCCACGCTGGCCAGCGCGCTGTATTCTCCCAAGGAATGCCCCGCTACCGCTTCCCCGCGGTCAGACAGATGGATCGATCCTTCGCGCTCCAGCACGCGCACGATTGCAAGCGAATGAGCCATGATCGCGGGCTGAGCGTTTTCGGTAAGGGTCAGCTGGTCTTCCGGCCCGTCACGCATGATCGCAAAAAGCTTCTGCTCTAAAGCGTCATCGACTTCTTGAAAGGTTTCGCGGGCGGTGCTGCTGGCGGCGGCAAGTTCGCTGCCCATGCCGACTTTCTGGCTGCCCTGCCCCGGAAATACGAATGCGATCATCTGAACTGTCCCACCATGGCTGTATGCCGGCGTGGCTAGGTCGCGGCGGCGGGGCTGGCAAGCCCGAATGGCACCACGCGGTTATCGACAGTATGCCCGATTTGCGCCCGGCCAAGATAGGGAATGCCCATCCGCGCACACCAGTATTGCGCGATTTCTTCCGCCGACTGCCCAAACTCGCGGTCGTTTTCCGGAACAGCAGTGATCGCGCCCAGCCGAATGCCCGCAATCCCGGGTTCGAGCAGATTGGTTAGCTGGAAAAACAGGCGGTCAACCGCGTAAAGGTGCTCGCTCACTTCCTCCACCATCACCACATGGTCTGTCACGTCCGGCATCAGCGGCGATCCGGCGACCATGCATAGAGTGATGAGATTGAATGCGACTGCGGGCGTCTTTCCATCCAACGACGGTTCTAGCCCACTGGTATCGCCAGCGAACCAGCGCAGCGAGCGTCTCACGCCCTCCCGCCCGCGTTCGCTGCGTGCGCTGACCGGCATCGGGGCGTGGACGCTCTGCCCGATATCATGGCGATACAGCGCGGCGAGCAGGTATCCGCAATCCGAAAAGCCGGCATAGGTTTTCTGCCGCGCATGTTCGTTCATGAAACTGATCGCTGCCTGCGCGATGCGGTTTGAGCCGTACCCGCCCTTGGCAAACCAGACGGTGTCAAAATTGGGATCGTTGGCGCAATCCACCAACGCTTCGGCCCGCAGCGCGTCGGGGCCGGCAAAATGACCGTCCACCGCGAAACATTGCGGGTGGAATTCTACAGAATGTTCGGGAAACTCCTCGGCCACCAGGTTCTGCAGCGCTTCGGCATGGGATCTGGTGATAGGCGTTGCGGGGGCGCAGATGGCGATGCGTGACATTTGCATACCCTAGCACCACCTTCACAAGATGCGAGCGTTTGCGTAGGCGCGTTCTCCAGCACGCCATCGTTCCACTCCACCGTGCACGGGCGGAGACATGCGAACTTCAACGGAAAATCAGATGACCAACCTCACCGACCAACCTTTCTTTTTCTGCGGCATCGGCGGGTCGGGAATGCTGCCGCTGGCGCAAATCCTGAAAGGTCGTGGGGCGGAGGTGGCAGGGTCCGACCGTAGTTTCGACCAAGGCCGCACACCGGCCAAGTTCGCGGCGCTGGAACGGCAAGGCTTCCAGCTGCACCCGCAGGATGGCAGCGGTCTAGTGTCGGCAAATCAGATTCTGGTCGCTAGCGCCGCGGTCGAAGACAGCGTCCCCGAAGTCGTACGTGCGAAGGAACTGGGATGCCGGCGGATGACCCGCGCGGAGTTGCTGGCGGCGCTGTTCAACGATGCCCAAACCAGCGTCGGCATTGCCGGCACCAGCGGCAAGTCGACAGTGACCGGAATGCTCGGCTGGATACTGGCGGATGCGGATCGCGATCCCACGATAATGAATGGCGCGGTGATGAAGAACTTCGTGACGGAGAACCGCCCTTTCGCCAGCGCGCAGGTGGGCAAGGGAGATGCGTTCGTATCCGAGGTGGACGAAAGCGACGGGTCCATTGCCCTGTACGAACCGGCGGTCGCAGTGCTGTTGAATGTCAGCCTGGACCATAAGAGTATGGATGAATTGCGCGACTTGTTCGGCGCGTTTCTCGCCCGCTCCGGCCATGCGGTCGTCAATGCCGACGATAAAGAAGCGTTCGCGCTGGTCGCCAAGGCTGGCGGCGAAGTGACCACGTTCGGAATTGATAATGGCTGCGCCACATTAGTGGTGAAGGACGGCAGCATTGTGGATCGCGGGATGGAACAATCAACCATCGTGATTGATCGGCGCAGCGATAAGGAACACCGGCTCGATCTGCCCGTGCCCGGACGCCACAACTTGTCGAACGCGTTGGCTGCGCTGGCTGGTGCTCAGGCTGCCGGAGTGTCGCTGGCGGACGGCGTGGCTGCGTTGGCGCAGTTCAAGGGGCTGGCGCGCCGGTTCGAGATCGTCGGCAGGGCGAACGACATTACGGTCATCGACGATTTCGGGCACAATCCGGAAAAATGCGCGGCCACTTTACGCACGCTGAAAGCTCAGCCCGGCCGGGTCATCGCGTTTTTCCAGCCGCATGGTTACGGCCCGCTTCGCCAGATGGGGCGTGAACTGGCAGAAACTTTTGCGGCCGAACTGGGTACCGATGACGTGACGATCCTGTGCGATCCGGTTTACTTCGGCGGCACGGTTGACCGCAGCGAAGGCAGTGAGCGCATCGTAACGCTGATCCGCGAGGCTGGCGGCACAACGGAATACATCCCGAGCCGTGCGGCAAGCGGCGATCGGATGGTCGAGCTGGCCCAGCCGGACGATCGCATTGTCATCATGGGCGCGCGGGACGATACCCTCAGCGCATTTGCAAAGGGCGTGCTTGAACGGTTGTAACGCCGGCCACGTTCTCGATCGACGTTCTGCTCAATGCGCTTCGCTCGCGCCGACCTTGAACACCTTGTGCAGAACCACCGCTATGATCGCGCCCACCACCAATGCCAGCACCGCCGATAGGGCGGCGTAAGTCATCCAGCCCAGAAACCCGCCGAGCGATCCGGTCGTGGCTTTTAGCGCTTCCTCGATCCCGTGCGTCGCATCGTATAATGTGTGGAAGCCCAGCTCGTGCGTGCCATGCAGCAGAATGCCGCCGCCGACCCACAACATCGCAATGGTGCCGATAAAACTAAGCGCCTTCAGCAGATAGGGTACGAAAGCCACCAATCCGCGCCCGAAACGCTGCGCCAGCTCAGACCGCTTCTGCGCCAGGTGCAGACCGACATCATCCATCTTCACAATGATCGCCACTGCGCCATACACCACCACGGTCACCACGATCGCGACAAGAGCCAGTGCGAGACCGCGCTGCCACCACACATCCAGATCGATTTCGTTCAGAGTAATGGCCATGATTTCGGCCGAAAGTATCAGATCGGTGCGGATTGCGCCCGATATGCGCTGTTCTTCGAATGCTGCAAGATCCTCGATTGGATCGTCCAGCGTCTTGCCGTGCTTCGCCCCGCCGAGCTTCTCCAGAACCTTTTCCGCCCCTTCATAAGCCAGGTACAACCCGCCCATCATGAGGAAGAATATGATCGCACCGGGCAGAAATTCGCTCAGCAAGATCGCGCCGGGCAGCAGGATCAGTAGTTTGTTTTTGAAACTGCCCTTCGTAATGTCCCAAATGATCGGCAGTTCGCGCGCAGGCGACAGCCCCGTAACGTAGCTTGGCGTTACTGCCGCATCGTCGATCACCACACCCGCCGTCTTCATACCGGCGCGGCTGGCGGCCACGCCGATATCGTCGACACTCGCCGCTGCTACTCTTGCAATAACCGCCACATCATCGAGCAGCGCAACCAATCCCCCGGGCATTCCAATTCCTTTTAAGTTTGTGCGCGCCTGATGCCCGCCGCTTCGCTGCCATGCAACAGTGCT of the Alteripontixanthobacter maritimus genome contains:
- a CDS encoding alpha/beta fold hydrolase — protein: MTAVVSLEEVSGRTLRVARWRMDEPSDHPPVLFFNGIGANIEAVAPLAEAMTDRAFIMFDMPGTGESPDPTIPYNPFTMSWTAAKLLDRFGLDEVDVMGVSWGGAMAQHFALQHPKKTRKLVLCATTAGMLMVPGNPAAFTKMANPRRYIDANYMNEHFATLYGGMTKDVADKKSHIGRLKPPSPRGYIYQLLAMIGWTSLPALPFMSKDTLIMMGADDQIVPLINGKILNRMIPNSVLEVFEGGGHLFLLTHAEESIAMLREFLVPLVNEEPAAA
- a CDS encoding PHA/PHB synthase family protein, with product MAIELENEAAQSTSALGPLVGLTREDIFGAVAVLLRETASNPARLMRHSQAMGSDMLKIMTGQSDLAPDAKDKRFRDPAWQYNPFMRAGAQYYLAVQKGMANWIDELELDALEKDRARFISTIIIDALAPTNTLAGNPAAQKRVIDSGGMSIIKGLKNAYTDLTKNKGMVSQVDKTPFELGKNIAISKGSVVLRTEMMELVQYAPTTDEVYEIPQLTIPPQINKMYINDLSPDKSVVKWQVDNGIQTFVISWRNPTKEQGHWDMADYVRSCREAMEAVADITGAKKVNVSAGCSGGQTATMLASKMAADKDDLLGTLTLMVCVLHPKQDDIEAGSLISENGLQLARQRAAKQGIISGDSLSRSFAWMRPNDLIWNYVINNYLMGDDPPAFDVLFWNADATNLSASLMGDFLTVFETLAFTKKGEVEMADHKIDLSKITADLFILGGVTDHITPWKATYRSTQLFGSKDVTYVLSQSGHMQAILNPPGNPKAKYFVQEKKGRLPTTADKWLEGATEVAGSWWPFWMEWLQERAGKKTKAPAKLGNAKHKPLDPAPGLYVLEQC
- a CDS encoding DUF2855 family protein, translated to MPQTASEAVYVDKADLTQAETDEVSQNALAADAIRLAIESFSITANNITYAVVGDGFGYWNFFPASADKGIVPVWGHAQVIETNHPQFATGERVYGYLPMGTHLDVLPGKVSESGFVDIAEHRQPMSPIYNQYSRLAADPEHDPSREAERMLFGPLFKTGFLIESFMRREGWFGADAVLMTSASSKTALGCASVAKHRSPETKRIGLTSTGNVDFVRGTGLYDEVLPYEAIAELQQRPSVVVDFAGNAKLLADIHTTLGDALKYSCLVGATHIDERGSGLGGATDLPGPKPVLFFAPDHAVAAIKQSGSAAFGQDIAQSWHAFLQDAAGTVEIERHRGIAEAREAYQAMVAGTVDPAKGIIIEL
- the fabD gene encoding ACP S-malonyltransferase, encoding MIAFVFPGQGSQKVGMGSELAAASSTARETFQEVDDALEQKLFAIMRDGPEDQLTLTENAQPAIMAHSLAIVRVLEREGSIHLSDRGEAVAGHSLGEYSALASVGGFNLSDTARLLKIRGQAMQAAVPVGEGTMAALLGADIEKAQALADAAADGEVCAVANDNDPTQVVISGHTGAIERAISMVRDFDIKRGIKLPVSAPFHCSLMQPAADRMQQALDETCPRPLRLQVYANVTAARASEPAEVQRLLVDQVTGRVRWRESVLAMQAAGIEHFVELGGKVLGPMIGRIAPEAKVTSVVSMDDIEALAKSM
- the fabG gene encoding 3-oxoacyl-[acyl-carrier-protein] reductase: MFSLKGMTALVTGASGGIGSSIAYALARQGARLALSGSNGEKLRIFREQLQAEVGGDHVEITCNLSDSHQVDELVPATVDTLGSIDILVNNAGITRDNLAMRMKDEEWEQVLQVNLTAAFRLMRSAARPMMKARFGRIVSITSVVGTTGNPGQMNYVAAKAGLTGMSKSLAQELATRGITVNCVAPGFIRTAMTEELTEDQKSSINTRIPMGRMGEGDDIGAAVAYLASKEVGYVTGQTLHVNGGMAMLG
- a CDS encoding beta-propeller domain-containing protein, with the protein product MRPMIRSTVLISAAIGGLMIVGSCSKVDLPPPGSADKAMAAFESEEALVAFLDRHKNGSGWVASVDVEESASAPMALPPPPPVSQQVTPRQAGAEQITNVQEAGVDEGGIVKTHGDHLVVLRRGRLFTVKVGGNALTPVDYIDAFPPGDPRPGDTWYDEMLIAGDMVVVIGYSYGNSGTEISRFDIASNGGLSYRDTHYLRSADYYSSRNYASRLIGDRLVLYAPLPIWWGRDWRDAVPGLAVLEDVDSGAEPDFAPIAGPSDLYVPAPIRTDRRSSVSTLHTVTECDPGAREFDCSTNGVYGGWGRSFYVSQDAVYVWTGTDDHYRSGEDAQPAWLYRMPLDGSAPQALQVRGAPVDQFSFREDGSDRVLNVVVRGNSRGDAMWGPEVSGGDVALLRLPLESFGDGSESAADSLYRSLPRPADSSFQNRFVGRHLLYSGENPRDPGVEQTLFAVPLGGQDVQRIAMPHGVSRLNLMGRDGVAIGMDTAGALGFSAIALDAATGKARLEDTFMLPGAAEGENRSQAFFYRPNTNDRTGDSGLLGLPVMLQRRVPRPSDTTPPPPVSMPGPNSSMPIAPAPPPPPAGYGPTPFLGSGSAIMFLSRDKRKLSPVGQLEAYRRRAQDDGCKASCVDWYGNARPIFLGNRIFALLGYELVEGRLTNGQITERRRVDFAPEHARGRGANLSDN
- the dnaN gene encoding DNA polymerase III subunit beta — its product is MKATIERATLLRCLSHVQSVVERRNTIPILSNVLIDADAAGSLKVMATDLDLQVVENMAAASVDTPGAITVSAHLLFDIARKLPDGSQVSLETADNRMTVKAGRSRFQLPTLPRDDFPMIAEGDLPTSFELPAKLLAEMIDRTRFAISTEETRYYLNGIFLHVSEEDKPVLKAAATDGHRLARFTLDRPDGAEGMPDVIVPRKAVAELRKLLDESMEGNVQIDLSASKIRFTLGGEGGVILTSKLIDGTFPDYSRVIPTGNDKLLKLDPRSFFEGVDRVATIATEKTRAVKMGVDKDKVTLSVTSPDNGTAAEEIAADYGAEALEIGFNANYLKDILAQIDSDTVELHLADAGAPTLIRKDDNSPALYVLMPMRV